The following proteins are co-located in the Carassius auratus strain Wakin chromosome 7, ASM336829v1, whole genome shotgun sequence genome:
- the fgf3 gene encoding fibroblast growth factor 3: MVIILLLLLLSSLDPSLQESLASALTRTPRAPCVRGQACDPRQRRDAGGRGGVYEHLGGAPRRRKLYCATKYHLQIHPNGKIDGSLDENSPFSILEITAVDVGVVAIKGLFSGRYLAMNEKGRLYASEVFNRECEFLERIHELGYNTYASRHHATTQPPPTGSGAGGSKRRASSKRQWYVSINGKGRPRRGFKTRSTDKASLFLPRVLGNKDHEMVRKLRESQRHQAGSHRASVGRAERRRRRHRGSKGHSRRADITHSLDTDGEEIH, from the exons ATGGTTataattctgctcttgttgttaCTGAGCTCCTTGGATCCGAGTTTACAGGAATCGCTGGCTTCGGCGCTGACCAGGACCCCAAGGGCGCCCTGTGTCAGGGGCCAGGCTTGTGACCCAAGGCAGCGGCGAGATGCTGGTGGACGCGGCGGGGTTTACGAGCACCTCGGAGGAGCTCCAAGACGCAGGAAACTGTACTGCGCCACAAAATATCACTTGCAAATTCACCCGAACGGGAAAATAGACGGATCCCTTGATGAAAACAGCCCTTTCA GTATACTCGAGATCACAGCTGTGGATGTCGGTGTTGTGGCGATAAAAGGCCTGTTTTCTGGAAGATACCTGGCAATGAATGAGAAAGGACGTCTGTATGCTTCA GAAGTCTTCAACCGAGAGTGTGAGTTTCTGGAGCGCATTCATGAGCTAGGCTACAACACCTATGCATCACGGCACCATGCTACCACCCAGCCCCCACCAACAGGGTCCGGGGCAGGGGGCAGCAAGCGGCGTGCCAGTTCTAAGAGGCAGTGGTACGTGTCCATCAATGGGAAGGGCCGGCCCAGGAGGGGGTTTAAGACACGGAGCACGGATAAAGCTTCCCTCTTCCTGCCCCGTGTTCTGGGCAACAAGGACCATGAGATGGTGCGCAAGCTCAGAGAGAGCCAGCGGCACCAGGCCGGCTCTCACAGAGCCTCTGTGGGTCGGGCAGAACGCAGAAGACGACGCCACAGGGGCTCCAAGGGCCACAGCAGAAGGGCTGACATTACACACTCTCTTGACACAGATGGAGAAGAGATCCACTGA